The following are from one region of the Gloeomargarita lithophora Alchichica-D10 genome:
- a CDS encoding fumarylacetoacetate hydrolase family protein has product MQTWVRVRAGDQVVYGELGADQGVQVWTDAPWWGGTAMAEQLAPGTYQLLAPTLPSKIIAAGRNYVDHAAEMKATVPVEPVIFLKPPTTVLAPGGEIRYPAQSRRVDYEGELAVVIGQTASRLTPEEAVDAIWGYTIANDVTARDLQKRDEQWTRSKGFDTFCPLGPGIVRELSFQAEIETYLNGQRKQAALLQDMVFKPPVLVSYISQVMTLLPGDVILTGTPAGIGPLQPGDAVEVRITGLGTLANRVVA; this is encoded by the coding sequence ATGCAAACTTGGGTGCGGGTACGGGCGGGTGACCAAGTGGTTTACGGGGAGTTGGGGGCTGACCAAGGGGTGCAGGTGTGGACGGATGCGCCCTGGTGGGGGGGGACGGCGATGGCGGAACAGTTGGCTCCTGGAACCTACCAGCTTTTGGCTCCGACTTTGCCCAGCAAAATCATTGCCGCGGGCCGCAACTATGTTGACCACGCCGCTGAAATGAAGGCGACGGTGCCGGTGGAGCCGGTGATTTTTCTCAAACCTCCGACTACGGTTTTGGCACCGGGGGGGGAGATTCGCTATCCCGCCCAGTCGCGGCGGGTGGATTACGAGGGGGAATTGGCGGTGGTAATTGGGCAAACGGCTTCCCGTCTGACACCGGAAGAGGCGGTGGATGCCATTTGGGGCTATACGATTGCCAATGACGTGACGGCACGGGATTTGCAAAAACGGGACGAGCAGTGGACGCGCAGTAAGGGTTTTGATACGTTTTGTCCCCTGGGGCCGGGCATCGTGCGGGAATTGTCATTTCAGGCGGAAATAGAAACCTACTTGAATGGTCAGCGCAAACAGGCCGCCTTACTCCAAGATATGGTGTTCAAACCGCCGGTTTTGGTCAGCTACATTAGCCAGGTGATGACGCTTCTGCCGGGGGATGTGATCCTAACGGGCACTCCGGCGGGGATTGGCCCCCTGCAACCGGGGGATGCAGTTGAGGTACGAATCACGGGGCTAGGTACGTTGGCAAATCGGGTGGTGGCTTAG
- a CDS encoding squalene/phytoene synthase family protein, protein MDLRRGALELLKETSRTFFIPINGLPSGLQEAVTSAYLCMRAIDEIEDHPDLDNATKVKLLRSVSLTLEAATDTFAVNDLSLALAVHQTPLPEVTVRIGEWALLAPPTIAPRVWDATAAMADRMAYWASCNWRIQTEADLDRYTFGVAGAVGLLLSDLWAWYDNTQTNRSLAIGFGRGLQAVNILRNHGEDKRRGVSFFPDGWGKEEMYAYARRNLALADAYNASLGNGPALGFCQIPLALAHATLGALAQGQAKLTRSAVMALVAQVTGRGR, encoded by the coding sequence ATGGATTTGCGCCGGGGTGCTTTGGAGTTGCTCAAGGAAACGAGCCGTACATTTTTTATCCCGATCAACGGCCTGCCTTCAGGTCTCCAGGAAGCGGTGACTTCTGCTTACCTCTGTATGCGGGCGATTGACGAGATTGAAGACCACCCGGATTTGGATAATGCCACCAAGGTAAAGTTGCTCCGCTCGGTGAGTTTGACCCTGGAGGCGGCCACGGATACCTTTGCGGTGAATGATCTATCCCTGGCCTTGGCGGTGCATCAGACCCCCCTGCCGGAGGTGACGGTGCGGATTGGGGAATGGGCACTTTTGGCTCCCCCGACGATTGCGCCCCGGGTGTGGGATGCGACGGCGGCGATGGCGGATCGGATGGCCTACTGGGCTTCCTGTAATTGGCGGATTCAGACCGAGGCCGACCTGGATCGCTATACCTTTGGGGTGGCGGGGGCGGTGGGGTTGCTTTTATCGGATTTGTGGGCGTGGTATGACAATACCCAGACCAATCGTTCCCTAGCCATTGGCTTTGGCCGGGGCTTGCAGGCGGTGAATATCCTGCGAAATCATGGGGAGGATAAACGCCGGGGGGTGAGCTTTTTCCCGGATGGCTGGGGCAAGGAGGAAATGTACGCCTATGCCCGCCGGAATCTGGCTTTGGCGGATGCCTACAATGCTTCCCTGGGGAATGGCCCGGCTCTGGGGTTTTGCCAAATTCCTTTAGCGTTAGCCCATGCGACCCTGGGGGCGTTGGCGCAGGGACAGGCCAAACTCACCCGCAGTGCGGTGATGGCACTGGTGGCGCAGGTGACGGGACGGGGGCGTTAG
- the rpsF gene encoding 30S ribosomal protein S6 yields MTVALKPFYETMYILRPDLGEELTQQAIEKFKTTLGDLGGEEIQVLNRGRRRLAYPIRKFSDGIYIQLNYYGGSNTVTAFERAMRLSEDVMRYLTIAQEPPEPIPGAEPLDIATPE; encoded by the coding sequence ATGACCGTCGCCCTAAAGCCCTTCTATGAAACCATGTATATCCTACGCCCGGACTTGGGGGAGGAGTTGACCCAGCAGGCGATTGAGAAATTCAAAACCACCCTCGGCGACCTGGGCGGCGAAGAGATTCAAGTGCTCAACCGGGGGCGGCGGCGGCTGGCCTACCCGATCCGAAAATTTTCCGATGGCATTTACATCCAGTTGAATTATTACGGCGGTAGCAACACCGTCACCGCCTTTGAACGGGCGATGCGCTTGAGTGAGGACGTGATGCGTTATCTGACCATCGCCCAAGAACCCCCCGAACCAATACCCGGAGCGGAACCCTTAGACATTGCCACCCCTGAGTGA
- a CDS encoding UDP-N-acetylmuramoyl-L-alanyl-D-glutamate--2,6-diaminopimelate ligase gives MELGALLRTIASSLPPLDWHSPLWAQPVTGITCDSRQCQPGMVFVGLPGTQVDGGDFWPQALANGALLALVTPRPDLPAQVLTVTDITPACGELAAAFYGYPRHHLQMVGVTGTNGKTTTTHVLEFLLQNTLGNTALLGTLYNRWPGYSATASHTTPGVVDLQRDLAQAVQAGCTQAVMEVSSHALAQGRVAGCQYDVAVFTNLTQDHLDFHLTMEHYFRAKARLFEPHLLRGRAIVNHDDPYGQRLLRQLQQLDTPHWSTSATGQPADIAVEQVQYTAQGIIASIHTPLGQVALTIPLMGQFNLANTLAAVGAALHLGVGLDQIQKVLPQFPGVPGRMERVRVSPAQDITVVVDYAHTPDGLENCLRALRPFVSGQLICVFGCGGDRDKTKRPQMGKIAADLSDVVVVTCDNPRTEDPQAIIQDIVAGMPSAPLVLPDRREAIQRAIQMATPGDGVMIAGKGHEDYQILGTTKIHFDDREQAQIALKTRLG, from the coding sequence ATGGAATTAGGCGCATTACTTCGTACTATTGCTTCTTCGCTACCGCCCTTAGATTGGCACAGTCCCCTCTGGGCGCAACCGGTGACGGGGATTACCTGCGACTCCCGCCAATGTCAACCGGGGATGGTGTTTGTGGGGTTACCCGGTACCCAGGTGGATGGGGGAGATTTTTGGCCGCAAGCGCTGGCTAACGGGGCTTTGCTCGCCCTGGTGACCCCCCGCCCGGATTTACCTGCCCAGGTGCTGACGGTGACGGACATTACCCCAGCCTGCGGGGAATTGGCGGCGGCTTTTTATGGCTATCCCCGGCATCACTTGCAAATGGTCGGCGTGACAGGTACCAATGGCAAAACCACTACCACCCATGTACTAGAATTTTTATTACAAAATACATTAGGAAATACCGCTCTATTGGGCACTTTATACAATCGCTGGCCGGGTTATAGCGCAACGGCAAGCCATACGACCCCCGGAGTGGTGGATTTACAACGGGATTTAGCCCAGGCGGTGCAGGCGGGGTGTACCCAGGCGGTGATGGAGGTGAGTTCCCATGCTCTAGCGCAGGGACGGGTGGCGGGTTGTCAGTACGATGTAGCGGTTTTTACCAACCTTACCCAGGATCATCTGGATTTTCATCTGACGATGGAACATTATTTTCGGGCAAAGGCGCGTTTGTTTGAACCACACCTCCTGCGGGGACGGGCGATTGTGAATCACGATGACCCCTACGGCCAACGGCTTTTGCGCCAATTACAGCAACTCGATACCCCCCACTGGAGCACCAGTGCCACCGGCCAGCCCGCAGATATTGCCGTAGAACAAGTGCAGTACACCGCCCAAGGAATTATCGCCAGCATTCACACCCCCCTGGGGCAAGTGGCACTTACCATTCCCCTGATGGGGCAATTTAATCTTGCCAATACCCTGGCTGCCGTGGGAGCCGCCCTCCATTTGGGCGTGGGGTTAGACCAAATTCAAAAAGTTCTACCCCAATTTCCGGGGGTGCCGGGGCGGATGGAGCGGGTGCGGGTCAGCCCAGCCCAGGATATTACCGTGGTGGTGGATTATGCCCATACCCCGGATGGGTTGGAAAATTGTCTGCGGGCGTTGCGGCCTTTTGTGAGCGGGCAGTTAATCTGCGTGTTTGGTTGTGGCGGCGACCGGGATAAGACCAAACGGCCACAGATGGGCAAAATTGCCGCCGATTTGAGCGATGTGGTGGTGGTCACCTGCGACAATCCCCGCACAGAAGACCCCCAGGCGATTATCCAAGATATTGTGGCCGGGATGCCCTCGGCACCATTGGTATTACCCGACCGGCGAGAGGCGATCCAGCGGGCAATCCAGATGGCAACACCGGGGGACGGGGTGATGATTGCCGGTAAAGGCCATGAGGATTATCAAATTTTAGGCACCACCAAAATTCACTTTGACGACCGGGAGCAGGCGCAAATCGCCCTGAAAACCCGTTTGGGCTAA